A section of the Struthio camelus isolate bStrCam1 chromosome 18, bStrCam1.hap1, whole genome shotgun sequence genome encodes:
- the YTHDF1 gene encoding YTH domain-containing family protein 1 isoform X1 translates to MSATSVDPQRPKGQDNKVQNGSLHQKDTVHDNDFEPYLSGQSNQNSSYPSMTDPYLSSYYPPSIGFPYSLSEAPWSTGGDPPIPYLTTYGQLSNGDHHFMHDAVFGQPGGLGNNIYQHRFNFFPENPAFSAWGTSGSQGQQTQSSAYGSSYSYPPSSLGGTIVDGQTGFHNDTLNKAPGMNSIEQGMVGLKIGGDVTTSAVKTVGSVVNSAGMTGALSGNGGSSVNLPVSKPTSWAAIASKPAKPQPKMKTKTGPVIGGALPPPPIKHNMDIGTWDNKGPVAKVPAPQQIPSPQSVPQPQQQIVQPVPAQPPPLTQPQYQSPQQPPQNRWVAPRNRNAAFGQSGGTGNDSNSAGSTQPNPVPSGESHPVLEKLKAAHSYNPKDFEWNLKNGRVFIIKSYSEDDIHRSIKYSIWCSTEHGNKRLDSAFRSMNSKGPVYLLFSVNGSGHFCGVAEMKSPVDYGTSAGVWSQDKWKGKFDVKWIFVKDVPNNQLRHIRLENNDNKPVTNSRDTQEVPLEKAKQVLKIIATYKHTTSIFDDFSHYEKRQEEEEVVRKVNLLKNLFYTQIWGK, encoded by the coding sequence aacaGTAGTTATCCATCAATGACTGATCCCTATCTGTCCAGTTATTATCCACCATCTATTGGGTTCCCCTATTCTCTCAGTGAAGCACCGTGGTCTACAGGAGGAGATCCTCCTATCCCATATCTCACCACCTATGGACAGCTCAGTAACGGAGATCACCATTTTATGCATGATGCTGTTTTTGGACAGCCTGGGGGTCTGGGAAATAATATCTATCAACACCGGTTtaattttttccctgaaaatccTGCCTTCTCAGCTTGGGGAACAAGTGGATCCCAAGGACAGCAAACTCAAAGTTCAGCATACGGGAGCAGTTACAGCTATCCACCTAGTTCACTGGGTGGTACCATTGTGGATGGACAAACAGGATTTCATAATGACACATTAAATAAAGCTCCTGGAATGAACAGTATTGAACAGGGAATGGTTGGACTTAAGATTGGTGGAGACGTTACAACTTCTGCTGTGAAAACAGTAGGTTCAGTTGTCAACAGTGCTGGGATGACAGGCGCCCTCTCTGGTAATGGTGGATCTAGTGTAAACTTGCCAGTATCTAAACCAACCTCTTGGGCTGCTATAGCTAGCAAGCCTGCAAAACCACAGCCCAAAATGAAAACGAAAACTGGACCTGTAATTGGAGGAGCGCTGCCTCCACCACCTATAAAACACAATATGGACATAGGTACTTGGGACAACAAGGGTCCCGTGGCAAAAGTTCCTGCCCCCCAACAGATACCTTCTCCTCAGTCTGTTCCGcagccacaacaacaaattgTTCAGCCTGTTCCAGCTCAGCCTCCTCCGTTGACCCAACCACAGTATCAGAGCCCTCAGCAGCCACCCCAAAATCGCTGGGTAGCTCCTCGCAACAGAAATGCAGCTTTTGGCCAAAGTGGAGGAACTGGTAATGATAGCAACTCAGCTGGTAGTACCCAGCCTAACCCTGTTCCAAGTGGTGAATCCCATCCTGTTCTTGAAAAACTGAAAGCTGCTCACAGCTATAACCCTAAAGATTTTGAATGGAACCTTAAAAATGGACGTGTGTTCATAATAAAGAGCTATTCTGAGGATGATATTCATCGTTCCATTAAGTATTCTATTTGGTGTAGTACAGAACATGGCAACAAACGCCTGGACAGTGCTTTTCGTTCCATGAATAGCAAGGGCCCGGTCTACTTGCTATTCAGTGTCAATGGCAGTGGACATTTCTGTGGAGTAGCAGAGATGAAGTCGCCTGTGGACTACGGCACCAGTGCAGGTGTCTGGTCTCAGGACAAGTGGAAGGGGAAATTCGACGTCAAGTGGATCTTTGTGAAGGATGTGCCCAACAACCAGCTCCGACACATCAGGCTGGAGAACAATGACAACAAACCTGTTACAAACTCCCGTGATACACAGGAGGTGCccttagaaaaagcaaaacaagtgcTTAAAATTATTGCTACTTACAAGCACACGACCTCCATCTTTGATGACTTTTCTCATTATGAAAagcgccaggaggaggaggaggtggtgcgGAAGGTAAACTtattaaaaaatttattttatacaCAGATATGgggaaaatga
- the YTHDF1 gene encoding YTH domain-containing family protein 1 isoform X2: MSATSVDPQRPKGQDNKVQNGSLHQKDTVHDNDFEPYLSGQSNQNSSYPSMTDPYLSSYYPPSIGFPYSLSEAPWSTGGDPPIPYLTTYGQLSNGDHHFMHDAVFGQPGGLGNNIYQHRFNFFPENPAFSAWGTSGSQGQQTQSSAYGSSYSYPPSSLGGTIVDGQTGFHNDTLNKAPGMNSIEQGMVGLKIGGDVTTSAVKTVGSVVNSAGMTGALSGNGGSSVNLPVSKPTSWAAIASKPAKPQPKMKTKTGPVIGGALPPPPIKHNMDIGTWDNKGPVAKVPAPQQIPSPQSVPQPQQQIVQPVPAQPPPLTQPQYQSPQQPPQNRWVAPRNRNAAFGQSGGTGNDSNSAGSTQPNPVPSGESHPVLEKLKAAHSYNPKDFEWNLKNGRVFIIKSYSEDDIHRSIKYSIWCSTEHGNKRLDSAFRSMNSKGPVYLLFSVNGSGHFCGVAEMKSPVDYGTSAGVWSQDKWKGKFDVKWIFVKDVPNNQLRHIRLENNDNKPVTNSRDTQEVPLEKAKQVLKIIATYKHTTSIFDDFSHYEKRQEEEEVVRKERQNRNKQ; the protein is encoded by the coding sequence aacaGTAGTTATCCATCAATGACTGATCCCTATCTGTCCAGTTATTATCCACCATCTATTGGGTTCCCCTATTCTCTCAGTGAAGCACCGTGGTCTACAGGAGGAGATCCTCCTATCCCATATCTCACCACCTATGGACAGCTCAGTAACGGAGATCACCATTTTATGCATGATGCTGTTTTTGGACAGCCTGGGGGTCTGGGAAATAATATCTATCAACACCGGTTtaattttttccctgaaaatccTGCCTTCTCAGCTTGGGGAACAAGTGGATCCCAAGGACAGCAAACTCAAAGTTCAGCATACGGGAGCAGTTACAGCTATCCACCTAGTTCACTGGGTGGTACCATTGTGGATGGACAAACAGGATTTCATAATGACACATTAAATAAAGCTCCTGGAATGAACAGTATTGAACAGGGAATGGTTGGACTTAAGATTGGTGGAGACGTTACAACTTCTGCTGTGAAAACAGTAGGTTCAGTTGTCAACAGTGCTGGGATGACAGGCGCCCTCTCTGGTAATGGTGGATCTAGTGTAAACTTGCCAGTATCTAAACCAACCTCTTGGGCTGCTATAGCTAGCAAGCCTGCAAAACCACAGCCCAAAATGAAAACGAAAACTGGACCTGTAATTGGAGGAGCGCTGCCTCCACCACCTATAAAACACAATATGGACATAGGTACTTGGGACAACAAGGGTCCCGTGGCAAAAGTTCCTGCCCCCCAACAGATACCTTCTCCTCAGTCTGTTCCGcagccacaacaacaaattgTTCAGCCTGTTCCAGCTCAGCCTCCTCCGTTGACCCAACCACAGTATCAGAGCCCTCAGCAGCCACCCCAAAATCGCTGGGTAGCTCCTCGCAACAGAAATGCAGCTTTTGGCCAAAGTGGAGGAACTGGTAATGATAGCAACTCAGCTGGTAGTACCCAGCCTAACCCTGTTCCAAGTGGTGAATCCCATCCTGTTCTTGAAAAACTGAAAGCTGCTCACAGCTATAACCCTAAAGATTTTGAATGGAACCTTAAAAATGGACGTGTGTTCATAATAAAGAGCTATTCTGAGGATGATATTCATCGTTCCATTAAGTATTCTATTTGGTGTAGTACAGAACATGGCAACAAACGCCTGGACAGTGCTTTTCGTTCCATGAATAGCAAGGGCCCGGTCTACTTGCTATTCAGTGTCAATGGCAGTGGACATTTCTGTGGAGTAGCAGAGATGAAGTCGCCTGTGGACTACGGCACCAGTGCAGGTGTCTGGTCTCAGGACAAGTGGAAGGGGAAATTCGACGTCAAGTGGATCTTTGTGAAGGATGTGCCCAACAACCAGCTCCGACACATCAGGCTGGAGAACAATGACAACAAACCTGTTACAAACTCCCGTGATACACAGGAGGTGCccttagaaaaagcaaaacaagtgcTTAAAATTATTGCTACTTACAAGCACACGACCTCCATCTTTGATGACTTTTCTCATTATGAAAagcgccaggaggaggaggaggtggtgcgGAAG